The Mariluticola halotolerans nucleotide sequence CAGTACTATAAATTCCAAATTTTGCACAGCTGTGCAATATGATTTTGCCGTTTGCGACACCTAGTGGTCGACCGGCATTGGGGAAGGGTTGTCCGGGAATGGAATCGACGGTTCATCTGATAGACCTGCTTGGTGCTGGCGCGCTGATTATCTGGGGCCTGCGATTGATCAAGACAGGCATTCTGCGTGCGTTTGGTTCCAGCTTGCGCTTATGGATTGCCAAGGGTACCGGCAATCGTTTCACGTCGGCTCTATCGGGGCTGATGGCGACGCTTGCGGTACAGTCGAGTACCGCAACGGCTGTGATTACCGCATCTTTTACGGCGCGTGAAATCATCAATCCGCGGATGGCACAGGCGGTCATGCTGGGGGCGAATGTGGGCACCGCGATTGCCGCGGTCATTCTGTCGTTTGATCTCCACTGGCTATCGCCCGCGCTGATCCTTGTCGGTGTCATTACCTATTCGCGGAGCAAGCAGACACGCGGACGCGGCGTTGGTCGCGCCCTGCTGGGGCTTGGGTTGATGTTGCTGGCCTTGCAGCTGCTGGCAGGTGTGACCGATCCCTTGCGCTCCTCTGAGGTCATCGCAACGGTATTGCAGGGCATGAGCGACGCGCCGGTTTTTGCGCTGGCTTTCGCCATGGGGCTGGCCTTTCTGGCTTCATCCAGTCTCGCTGTCGTCCTGCTGATTGCCCTTTTGGCCCAGTCGGGGTTGATCGATGCAACTTTGGCGGTGGTTTTGGTCGGGGGTGCAAATCTGGGGGGTGCCATCCCGCCTTTGCTGGCTGTGGCGCGCGAGGGTGTTGCCGCGCAGCGTCTGGCCGTGAGCAATCTGCTGGTAAGGGCGCTGGGGGCGCTGGCGTTTGTTTTGTGCGCGCCGTTGATCGCCGAGGGATTGCTGATGGTCCTGACCAATTCATCGCATTTGACGATCGCGACGCATCTGGGTTTCAATATCCTTTTGCTGGTCGTGTTCTTGCCCTTGCTGGGTATGATTGCCGGGCTTGCGGCCCTGTTGGTGCCAGCTGCGGAAGACGCCGAGCATGACATCAACTATCTTGATGAAGGGGTGCTGGAGACGCCGGCATTGGCACTGGCAGGTGCTGCACGGGAGACGCTGCGTGTCGGAGACCTGGTGCGGGAGATGCTGGAGCGCAATCTGAGAGCGCTGGAGCAGGGCGATACAACCGCCTCGGAGGCAATCGCCCAACTGGATGATGCCGTGGATGCGCGTCAGCACGGGGTCAAACTCTATCTTGCCAAACTTAAACGGACCGAACTGGGCGAAGAAGACCGGAAACGCTGTAGCGAGATCACGTCCTATGCGATCAATCTTGAGCATATAGGCGACATTATCGATCGTGACCTGATGCGGATGGCGGTCAAGAAAGTGCAGCGTCAGGTGCGTTTTTCAAGCGAGGGGCTGGCCGAGATTACCGAGATGTATCGCAAAACTATCGTCAATATGCAGCTGGCCCAGTCCGTTTTTTTTACCCGGGCACCTGAACTGGCGCATCAACTTATCGCCGCAAAGGTTGATATAAGGCATTTGGAGGCACGTTCCGCTGAGCGTCATTTGGCCCGTGTTGAAGACCAGCGTTCTGAAACGCTTGATACGAGCGCGCTCCATCTCGATATACTGCGCGACCTGAAGCGTCTGAATGCACATCTTGCGTCGGCAGCCTATCCGATACTCGAAGAGATCGGGGCCTTGCGTGAGAGCCGCGTACGTTCACCCAGGAAGTCTGTTGATCTGGCCAGCGCGCAGCCGGAAAAAAGCTAGGCAGGATTTTGTGGGGTTGGCCGTAAGAGGCCCGCTACTTGTCGCGCGCGCCGGCCTTGGCCCATAATTCGTTTACATGATCGGTCAATGTCATCGGGTCGAAAGGCTTGACGATAACGCCGATGGCACCCAGCCCGAGATAGGTCTGCTGTTCATGGGTCTGGGCTTTGGCGGTCATGAAAATGACGGGCAAATTCTGCATATCCGGGAGTTGGCGAATCCGGTTGAGGGTTTCCGGTCCGTCCATGCCGGGCATCATCACGTCCATCAGCACCAGCTGCGGGGCGTAGGCAACAATGGTGTCCAGCGCCTGTTGGCCACTGCTACAATGTTTGACCTCGAAGCCGCCCAAATCCTGCAAGGTCATCAAGACGATTTCGGCAATGCTTTCGTCATCTTCGACATAAAGCAGTTTTTGAAGTGTCTCAGGCATGGGTTGTGCTCTTGGTGGTCTGGTGACGGGAAAATCCCCTTGGTGCCAGATACACTGTTTGCTAAGCGGATGCTCGTCAATGGGAAAACCAAAATGCGCCGGTTGTGATGCGCGCACGTATCCGAGCGAAAAAAAGCCTGAGATCGCGGGAGGGGGGTGGATTTATCCCTGGTTAACCCTGTCTCGATTTTGCAGCGAGCATGAACCTTCAGTTTATAAGTAGCCACTAACGTTTGTTGTTTGGCATCTGTTCGTCAGGGATTTGAAAACATGGATGGGAAGCGCATTGCTGTTGTGGACGACGATCCACTTTTTCTCGAACATGTTACCGCTATTCTAGCACAGCATGGTGGCATGCGTGCCGTCCCGCTGGAGAATGACGAAGAGTTGTTCCGTGCCCTTGATTCACAGGACCTGTCCTGCATCGTGCTGGATTATGATATGGGCAACCAGACCGGGCTGGCGCTTGGACAGGCGATCAAGCAAAAATATGCAGATGCGCCGCCTATCGTCATGTTGACAGGGCAAGGCAGCGAGCGCACGGCAACCAAAGCGTTTCGCATCGGTTTCAGCGATTATATTTCCAAGCGCAATCTCGACCCCAAGGAATTGATTTTGGCCATTCGCGGGGCGATTGCCCAGCGCGAAGCCGAACAGGCACGTCAGCGGGAAACCGAACGTTTGCGGCGTCACCAGCGTCAGGACAGCCTGACGGGTTTATATTCGAGCTCCTATGTCCGGGCGCGGCTTGATGAGATTGCGGCGAGCCAGTCAGGCAACGGCTTTACCCTTTTCACTATCCGGGTCAGAAATCTGACCGAGTTGCGGATGCGGGTGGGGCATGCGGCCTCCGAACGGGTATTTCGCGATTTTGCCAGCCGCCTTGGTGACGTGCGCCTGGATGACGGCTTTATCGGTCATTTGGGATCATATGATCTTGCATGTGTTTTTGAGCGCGTGATGGCACCTGAGGCTATTGCGGATGTGCAGCAGCGCCTTATGGAGAAATCCAGGTTTACAGCAGACTACGAAGGCTCCCGTATTGATGTTTCGGTAGCGATCGGCTCGGCTTGTTTCCCGGAAGACGGTGATGATCCGCAAGAAGTGATCAATGCGGCGATGGAAGGCATGAAGCCTGACGCGATGCCAGGAAACCCGGAAGAAGACCGGCGCCAGGATGATCTGCCTCCCTTGTCAGGGGATGACCTGCGGGAGCAGAAGCGCCGCGCCGAGCAGCGCTTCCGCGTGCTGAAAAAGGGTAAGATCATTATCAACGGGCTGAACACGGTCCTTGATTGCAGTGTGCGCAATATTTCCGAGTCCGGTGCCTATATTCGCGTTGATGGATATTTTGCGGCGCCCACCCGGTTTCAACTCCAGATTAGCGGCGATGACCCGAGATGGGTTTCGACCCGTTGGCAGGTGGGCGGCGATATTGGCGTTGAATATCAGGAGGGCGCACAATGAGCGCGACAGAGGCCGCCTTTTCTGCCCGGCATGCGCTGCTTAAGGAAAAATTTGCACTGCGCACCTGCGCAGAGGCCGAAAGATTAAGCGTGCTGATTATGGATCTGGATGTGTCAGCGCCTGAGCCGGCTTTTGCTGAAATTCACCACATTGCGCACCGGCTCGCAGGTGGCGCTGGTGTCTTTGGCCTTAACGAGTTGACGCAACCCGCAATGCAGGTCGAAGACCTGATCACCGCCAGGGCCATGCCTGACGCCGTCGCGAAAGCGACGATGGCCCTTGTTGAACATATCAAACAGGTGACTGCTCCCTTGGTGGCCGCCGCAGGAACACAAGAGGGTTCCGATTAGTCAGGAGACTGTCGATGGCATTGCCGCGTACCGCAGAGCATGACAACGAAACGAGCAGGCATGAACCTGGAGAGGCGCTGGTTGTGGCCGATACCCGCATCAGGACTGTCTCGGTTATTGACGCCGATGCCGTGTTGGGGGATCTGAGCAAGAAGCTTTCAGGATTGGGCTATCACGTTGTGGATGGTCGTTTCGCTGAGCCGCCCGAGGATTGTGTCGCTGTCATCATGAATATTGCGATGGATCCGGATCTTGTTCTCACCCGGTCGCTGGCGCAGAAGCACCGTATCGTGTTGATCGCAGAAAACCGGGACTTTGATTTCAGATTGCAGGCCGCACGGGCCGGAGTGGAGGCGGTGCTCTGGTCCCCGCTTGATCTCGTGGATCTTGGTGCCTGGCTGGCCGATTTTGATGACGCCGAAAAAGAAGCCTATACCATCCTGATCGTGGACGATGACGAACTGGCGGCAGAAACCTATGCGCTGACGCTGGAGGCGGCGGGCATGCATGTGCATGTTGTCACGGATGCGACCCTGGCGACCGAAGCCGTTGGTCAGGTGATGCCGGATCTGGTGTTGATGGACTTGCAAATGCCGGGCGCGAGCGGGCTGGAGATAGCCAGGGTTATCCGCCAGTCGCGGCAACATCTTTCCTTGCCGATTGTCTTTCTTTCGGCTGAACGGGATCCCGAACGGCAGCATATGGCCCGCAAGGTGGGTGGCGACGATTTTATCGTCAAGCCGGTCAATCTGGAGAATCTCGCCGGCCTTGTTGGCATTCGTGCCGAGCGGGCGCAGGCCCTTCGCCAGGTGATGGAGCGTGACAGCCTCACGGGATTGCTCAACCATGCCCGTTTCAAGGATCGTCTTGCGGCAGAGTTTGAGCGTTCAAGGCGCACGCAGTCGCCGCTGGCAGTTTGCCTGCTCGATCTCGATCACTTCAAACGCGTGAATGACACTTATGGTCATCAGGCAGGTGACCGGGTTTTGCAGACGCTGGCCCATTCTCTTGCCGGTGCCTTGCGCCGCACTGATGTGGTTGCCCGGTATGGTGGCGAAGAATTTGCCATATTGCTGCTGGACACGCCGGTGGAGGATGCCTTCCGAGTGATGGAAAAAATTCGCACAGGGTTCGGCAACATCGTTTTTGATTCTGAAAGCGGGCCCTATTCGGTGACGCTGAGTGTGGGGATCTGCAACGATCTGGACGCGGTTTCGACGGAAAGCATGGTACGGCGCGCAGATGAAGCGCTTTACGCCGCAAAACGCAATGGCCGGAACCAGGTAAAGGTCGCGGATCGTGAATAATAACCTGCAAGATTTGAAACCCGCGCGGCACAATGCGATCAGGGTCGCCAGTTTGTCCCTGCTGCTGGCTGTCCTTTATGTTGCGTTTGGCTGGCTGGGTTTGCAATTGGCTGTGCCGCCTGGCTATGCCACCACGGTCTGGCCGGCTTCAGGCATCGCTGTGGCTGGCTTGCTGTTCTTCGGCGGGGGGTTGGCATCGGGTGTGTTTGTTGGCTCATTTCTGCTTAATGCCTATGTCAGCGGAGCTGTTGGATCCGACGGCTTGAATGCAGGTGCGCTGGCAATCGCCTTGGCCATTGCATCGGGATCAACTTTGCAGGCGTTGTTTGCGGCGTTGGTGCTCCGCCGAATTTTTGGCGTTCCGGTTGCGTTGAAAAAAGTGGCAGATATCGTTGTGTTTGCGTTGCTGGCGGGGCCGGTTCCTGCAGTTATTGCGGCTTCGGTCGGTGTGTCGACGCTTTTTGTAGCAGGCGTGTTGCCTCAGACGGCCATCGTCGACAACTGGCTCACCTGGTGGACCGGTGATCTTGTCGGCATCGCGGTTTTCCTGCCGATTGCCTTGTTCAGCCCCTGGCGCCCCTGGGACGTACAATGGTCGGGACGTTCTCTTGCAGGTTTGCAAACGGCTTCTCTGGTTGCCTTGCTGATCCCGGTGGGCGTGACCTTTTACGCCTGGAAGGTCTCCAGTGAGATTTCGTTCTCCCGCAATCAGGCTGCGTTCGCAGCTATAGCTGAAGATAGCGAACGGGCATTGAGCTACCGCATTCAATCCTACACCCAGGGGCTGGATGGCATGGCCGGGCTGATTGGGGCATCCGAGCATGTGACCC carries:
- a CDS encoding Na/Pi cotransporter family protein — encoded protein: MESTVHLIDLLGAGALIIWGLRLIKTGILRAFGSSLRLWIAKGTGNRFTSALSGLMATLAVQSSTATAVITASFTAREIINPRMAQAVMLGANVGTAIAAVILSFDLHWLSPALILVGVITYSRSKQTRGRGVGRALLGLGLMLLALQLLAGVTDPLRSSEVIATVLQGMSDAPVFALAFAMGLAFLASSSLAVVLLIALLAQSGLIDATLAVVLVGGANLGGAIPPLLAVAREGVAAQRLAVSNLLVRALGALAFVLCAPLIAEGLLMVLTNSSHLTIATHLGFNILLLVVFLPLLGMIAGLAALLVPAAEDAEHDINYLDEGVLETPALALAGAARETLRVGDLVREMLERNLRALEQGDTTASEAIAQLDDAVDARQHGVKLYLAKLKRTELGEEDRKRCSEITSYAINLEHIGDIIDRDLMRMAVKKVQRQVRFSSEGLAEITEMYRKTIVNMQLAQSVFFTRAPELAHQLIAAKVDIRHLEARSAERHLARVEDQRSETLDTSALHLDILRDLKRLNAHLASAAYPILEEIGALRESRVRSPRKSVDLASAQPEKS
- a CDS encoding response regulator, with translation MPETLQKLLYVEDDESIAEIVLMTLQDLGGFEVKHCSSGQQALDTIVAYAPQLVLMDVMMPGMDGPETLNRIRQLPDMQNLPVIFMTAKAQTHEQQTYLGLGAIGVIVKPFDPMTLTDHVNELWAKAGARDK
- a CDS encoding GGDEF domain-containing response regulator, which codes for MDGKRIAVVDDDPLFLEHVTAILAQHGGMRAVPLENDEELFRALDSQDLSCIVLDYDMGNQTGLALGQAIKQKYADAPPIVMLTGQGSERTATKAFRIGFSDYISKRNLDPKELILAIRGAIAQREAEQARQRETERLRRHQRQDSLTGLYSSSYVRARLDEIAASQSGNGFTLFTIRVRNLTELRMRVGHAASERVFRDFASRLGDVRLDDGFIGHLGSYDLACVFERVMAPEAIADVQQRLMEKSRFTADYEGSRIDVSVAIGSACFPEDGDDPQEVINAAMEGMKPDAMPGNPEEDRRQDDLPPLSGDDLREQKRRAEQRFRVLKKGKIIINGLNTVLDCSVRNISESGAYIRVDGYFAAPTRFQLQISGDDPRWVSTRWQVGGDIGVEYQEGAQ
- a CDS encoding Hpt domain-containing protein, translating into MSATEAAFSARHALLKEKFALRTCAEAERLSVLIMDLDVSAPEPAFAEIHHIAHRLAGGAGVFGLNELTQPAMQVEDLITARAMPDAVAKATMALVEHIKQVTAPLVAAAGTQEGSD
- a CDS encoding GGDEF domain-containing protein, encoding MALPRTAEHDNETSRHEPGEALVVADTRIRTVSVIDADAVLGDLSKKLSGLGYHVVDGRFAEPPEDCVAVIMNIAMDPDLVLTRSLAQKHRIVLIAENRDFDFRLQAARAGVEAVLWSPLDLVDLGAWLADFDDAEKEAYTILIVDDDELAAETYALTLEAAGMHVHVVTDATLATEAVGQVMPDLVLMDLQMPGASGLEIARVIRQSRQHLSLPIVFLSAERDPERQHMARKVGGDDFIVKPVNLENLAGLVGIRAERAQALRQVMERDSLTGLLNHARFKDRLAAEFERSRRTQSPLAVCLLDLDHFKRVNDTYGHQAGDRVLQTLAHSLAGALRRTDVVARYGGEEFAILLLDTPVEDAFRVMEKIRTGFGNIVFDSESGPYSVTLSVGICNDLDAVSTESMVRRADEALYAAKRNGRNQVKVADRE